The genomic interval TCAGATGGGTGATAATCGCGCTCTGAGGTGGCCTGCTCCTCTTCAGATTGGTGGTAATCAATCTCTGAGGCAGCCAATTCCTCCTCGGAGAAGGTTTGCTCCTGCTCTGATTCCTGTTCCTTCTCCTTTTGGCGGTAGTCAGATAGCTCCTTCTCCATTGCTTCCTGCAGTTCCTTCTCCAAAGCCTCCTCTAGTTCCTGCTCAGTTAGTTCCTTTTCCAGTTTCGTTGTTTCCTGCTCTTCTTCCTGTTCCGAAAACTTTTCCTCCTCATACTCGCTGTCCCTAAGCGTGCGTTCAACTTCATCATCCTCCAGTCTGCTCTCGTAGTCGCTCTCCAGCTGAgcctgctgcagttgctccacCGCTGCGTCCAAGTCTGCCGTACTGGCGGCGTAGTCACTCAATGCCACCTCACCGTGCTCATCCTCCACGTCGGATTTACTTTGCACCGAGCTGTCAGAGAGCAAGCCCTCGCGACGAAGTTCCTCTTCCTCCCGTCGCAGATCGTCGTCAATCAAATCGGCGGCACTAATGGGCCTTACTATAAGTGAGGCCTGCACCGTGGCATCCTCCTCGCCAGCAGTTAGACTGGGAGTGGGCACACGTCGTTCGATGATCACCGCCGATGAAGGCGTCTGCGGTCGGCTGAGCGACTTGGAACGATCTGCTTGGGAGGAAGCCCGCGATCGCTCCGACATGCTGCGCTGATTGGCATCCCGGAATCTCTGCAGACCTTTAGCCAGCTGCTCGTCCTCGGAAAGAACTCGAGCTCCATCTACCTCATCCTGCTCCTGAGCTGCCTCTACGCTGCGCAACAGATCCTCCAGAGTTTTGTTACCCGATCCATTGGATCGTCGCGGTTCGATGATTTTCATATCCTCAGTGATCTCGAACTCTTCGCACACAAAATCATCGGGCAGCGGATCCGTCTGGGTGGACACCTCCACCTCGAACTCACCCTGGTCGTAACTATCCGCCTGGCTGGAGCTGGCCACCTGTTCACTGTCCTCGTAACTCTCATGAGTCTGGCTTCCGGCTCTCGCGGATCGCTTCTCGCGCGGAGGAcgcggtggcggcggcagtGGTCGGAACTTCATCTTGTTGATGACGGCGCCCGACTGCAAATTGGAGCGATCCAAAGCACCCGGCTCCTCGTAGTCATCCTCCTCATCCGGCTGCTTCGGCTTCTCCTTCTGTGACTCGTAGCTAGGGAAAAGGGTTTGAGGATCATTAGACAGAATCTTGGGTTTGGGTTGGGGTTCGCAACTGagcaaaagccaaaggcaaaggcaaaaggcaaataGAGCTGTGTCTGTTGTGTGGTGATCGGCTTTATTGTGTGTGGAGTGCGTGTCTCGGGAGGATCGGATTAGTTGCTTAGCCTAGCCTAGTCTAAAACTTAACAGCAAaggaatattaaataaaaacttaacaAAAATGCATTCGAAACAAGTTAAcggcaaccaaaaaaaactataacaaCTTAATTGGTCAAAGCTCAAGAGACCAAACTCTTACTTCGACTTGATCATCAGAGGAATCTCGTCTAGGCTGGCCGCGGATCTGCGGCGTGGCACCACCGGAGAGTCCTCTGTTGGCACGTACTGCTGTGGTGGCGGTGGTCGTGCGGGTGGCGGTGATCCTCGAGAGCCTCGGATGCTGGGCAACGTGGCGAACCGCTCACCCGGCGTTCGTGTGAACTTCTTCCGGCGGGCAGGAGGCGTGGGCTTCGGAAGCGTCTCCTTGCGGACCACCGCATAGCTGGAAGCGGGCAAGAAAGCAACTCCTGGCATTCTTTTCTTGGGGGAACGGGGCTCTTGTACTTACCCATCACTTTCCAGCATGTCGATAACGAACTTCTCGTCGCTCCTTGTGCGTGGTCCTACATCCTCGTTGTCGTCCAATTCGGGTCGGGACTTTATATGCCCGTCCAGAATCAGAGAGTCGGCACCACGGGAAGTGCGGTCGTCCTCGGAACGCTGTGTGCGTGCAGAGGTGGCATCCGTAAATCTATCCGGCGTGGCTAGCGGTATGTGACGATATTCGTGCTCAGTGCGATAAACAATTACCTAAGCAGGAAAGATTGTGGTTCATAAAGAAAATAGATCGATACTTATGAGTATATAGATCAATAACTGCTAATGGGTATTCTCTTCAAATTCTACTTACATCTTCGTGTGGCTGCAAAAAGGTGTTCGATACTGATCTACCACCAAAGCCGTTGAAGAAGGAGTCGGCATCCTTGTCCACGGATGCGTCGTCCCTTGTGCGTTTCTTCTGGCGCCTCGGTGCCTGCGGACGGGGCTTGTTCTGTAGCTCCTGTTCCATCTCCTCTTGAATCATCGCCGCTGCCTTGCCGCCGAGATCGAGGTTATTGAGTGCCTGCTCGGAATCCGTAATCGGTTGATCCCTAACCGGCGGTCGTAGGTACTCCTCGTCGTCTTCGAAGTAGTGGATACTGCTTCCACCATCCTGTGGGATGTCCTGGCTGCCCTCAATCGAGTATTTGCTGCGACTGCGAGCCTTGCGAAGTGGGCGTTTTGGAGTGAACTCACTGCCATTTTGTGACATGGAGAGATCGTCGCCGTAATCGCTGCGCTGAAACTCCTGGGAGTCAAAGTCCGGCTGGTAGTTTCGATGCAGGCGACGTGGCTTGGCCGGAGGCACATCGTAGTCAGCAAATTCCGACGGAACCTGCTCGGCGGAGTATCCCACATGCTTCAAGGCATTGGGCATTTCGTAACCTTCGCGAATAGCTTCACTGATGTACTGTCGCAACTGGATGTTATCCTCGGAAATACCGCGCTTACGCAGGAAGAACTCATCATCATCGATTGGCTCCATGACCACCTTCTGGCCAGAACTGGCTGTGGATTGGGCATCCTGTAGGTCGTGGAACTTGTAAAAGCCGGCCTCCGCTTCCAGTTCTGCCTTCCTCAGCAGCTTGTTCTTCTGTATATCCTTCTCCGTCCAGCCCTCGGCATCTCTGCTATCCTCCGAGCGCAGATCCGAATCTTGATGAACCATAGGGCGACGCTTAAACTCCCGGGATCTCTTACTTGATATCTCGTGTATGGCCCGGTTTTCCTCATCGAATTCGGCAAACTGTTTGTTATCAGCCACCACGCCCAAGATGCCCATCTCCTGTTGGGGCTGTGCCTCACTGGCCGTATCTTCGGTGCCCTCCAAATCCTCCTTCATGCGTCGCTCCAGAGAGGATTCCCGGTCGAAGCTCTCGAGTTCGCTGCCGTAGCGCCGGTAACGTGATCCTTCGCTATCGTTGTAGCTCACATCGGAGAACTTATCGGCCCAGCGGGAACGAACCGGTCCGGGTCCACGATCACCTTGCGGAGAGCTGGTAGAAGTCTGCGACGGTTGCGTCTCCGTGCTGGGAATCACACTAAGGCCTTCTGTTCCCAGTGAGGACTCAGTGGCCACCGCAACAGGTTCCTCCACCGGCTTCTTCTTACGGAAAGCACGTGGATAAGTGCCGAAGTTAAACTCGAACTTCTTCTTTGGCGCCGGCTGAGTTGGGGATGCTGTGCCTCCCGTGCCCTCCGGGGTCTCATCCGAAACCACTTCACCCTCGTTTTCCTTAAAGCTCTTGCTACGACGCAGTTTCAGGGTGGAGAACTTCTCTGGCAATTTGAACTTGGACATGTCCGGCTTGTTAAACTTGGTGAACTCGGGTCGCTTCAGCTCTTTCAGTTTGGACATATCCGGTCGCTTAATTTCAGGCATCTTGATCTTCGAGAACTCGGGAGCCTTGAAGCGTCGTCGCTCCTTGGCCTTGGCTTTGGGACTTCCGGAAACgggtttcggtttcggctTGGTTTGGAGTCGGGTGCGTATTTTTCCAGCTTGCAGACGGATGCCATCCTGCATCTTCTTGGTTCGATCCTGGGCCGAAGCCATGAAACCCTTGCGTCGGTTCTCCGGCTGTAATGGCAGCTCCTCCAATGCGCTCGAGTCCACTTGGCTGGTGTGGATTTCATAGTCCGTCCGAGATTCGGTGCGAGGCGTGGTGCCAGCAGAACTGAGCGGTAAATCGATGTCCATGGGCAGCTGCAGTTCGCTTTGGGGGCTAGGTGCTGGCGAGGATTCGTGCGCCGGCGTCACGCCCACGGGCTCGTATTCATGATCACTGGAAAATATGAACGAAAATTTAAGATTAGTTCAAGGGATTAAAAAGTTGATTACTTTCGTGTGTGAGGAATGCGTAGCTCTGGCGTATCGAAATTGACAATgttatttacaatatttaccTTCTCAATAACTtatcttctttatttttaaccatTTTCGTTCCCCATTTCAAAAATGTaggttttaaaattgtttacgaCTGACTTATACCCTGTTCATTTTACCAAACAGAAAGTTTGATAGTTTCCttatattaaacaatttcaaagATCCTAATTGCTTTGTATGGCTTTTAAAAAAAGGGGATTGATATATTGCACATGGAACGTGTGGTGTAGAAGCGGTAGGTGTGCTGGTTGGTTAGAGAAGGCCTGCTGCTTGAGTGTCGAGGTCGGAGGCACAGGATGGGGGTCAGAATAGGCGTCGATGGCTTACCGAGTGAAATAGGTCCGTTCGAGAAAGTCTCTGTGTTCTAATTGCTTTTGGTTCAGGGGCGAGTTGGACTCGAAATCCGCGAGGCGCGATTTGCGTTCGTCAAAATGGAAACTAACCGTCTTTGTCATGCGGCCCACCCCATAGAGTTCCTCCTGGGATCGGCCCAAATGGGAGTTGCGGTCGTGCGACTGAGTGCGCGGTTCCCGGAACGACGTCTTCCGCTGAACTCCAAAGCCGCGCTGCTCGGAAGGAGCACGATGCTGGAGAGGTCGGTATACGTGACTGCCACTTCCGGATATCTGAATGGGCACCGAGATGAGTGGCCGACTACCTCCCAACGAAATATCCCTGCTGGCGGAGTCCCTATGTCGGTAGCCCGGATCCGGCATCTCGATCTCGCTGGAGTAGAGGTTCCTGTTTCCGGCCATAAAGCTTCCACCGCTTATGCTCATGCTAGCACTCACACTTCCTCCACGCGGCACAGCCGACACCACCACCGGTGCAAAAGCCTCACTGATGTCCACCGATGCCCTTTCCGAGGCGGCAAAATCCTCGCGACTGCTGTACATGGTCTGGGCATTCGGCGGAGGAGCCAGTGGCTTGGTTGGCCGGGCACAGTACTGATCCATGTCGTCCACTTTGAGGGAAAACGTCTCAGTAACTCGCACTGCCAGTGGTTCAGCTTCTTTGCCCTTGACTGTTGCTGAGGATGTGGTCACCACGGACATGGCCTGTGGTTTGCTGCGTGAAAACACAGACAGCAGTTTAACGGGTGAAGGCGACTTCTCGTGCCTCTGCATTCTGGGACTGGGCGTACGGGAACGCTGTGGGGTCGGAGACGGTGACTTCTGGCGCGGCTCCTTGGCGCCAAACATTGATTTAAAACGCGAGGTATAGGAACTCTTTACTTCCGATGAGGCATCTTGTAGATTGATGGCAGTGGGAGCTGGTGTGGGGCTCACAGCGCGTTCTTGTTGGGTTAACCACTGGGTTGGTCTTTCCGGCGAGAGTTGCCTCTCCGGCGTATGCTGACGCTTCAAATTTTGCTGGCCAACTGGAGCCACCGGTGGTTCCGCTGGAGTGGGACTGGTTGTCCGACTGGAGGGCAACTGCAGAGTGGCCATTACAGGCGGTGACTTTGGCCTCCTTGGCGAAGGTCTGGGACTTCGGCTGCGGTGCTCCGCTGCCTTCTCCTCCTCATCCCGTATCAGTTGATTAATATCCACCACTGGTATGTTGTGGACTATCTCGATTTTCGTCTGTTCCCCCACTTTCAGGGGAATAGCGCTTATATCACCACCAATGGATGGAGGTCGTCTGGTCTCTGCTTGGATGTTGTCCCTGATTTGCACAATACTGTGCTCCTGTGCAACTTGTTCCAGCTCCGCCACGGTTTTGGCCAAGGGATCAATGGGAACGACTGTGGGCTGATAGggattctgctgctgctggaaatCAGATTCCACAAGGAAAGAAGGCCGCACTGCATCGCCACCAAAGCGGGATACATCGATGGGTCGATTTTGGGGAAGCGTATTGCCGGGTAACTGGTTCTCCTTGTTCACCTCGCTTGGGCGCATATAATCCGTTGAAAGTGGCGGCTTGGCAATCCGGAAATCCTGCTGCGACGGAGCTGGCGAAGCTTGGTGCGATGGAAAGAGTGGTGGTTGGTCCATCAATCCTGGAGTGGCTGTTGCCGGTATTAGATTGAGCTGCGGTGGCTGCAATGATCCTGGCACTATGCTCGCCTGGAAGAGGTCAGCATTGGATGCTCGACGACTAGTGCTGGCCGAGCGACGTCCTCCAGTGGCTTGGGCAGTGGGTATGTTAATGTCCGCACAGAAAAGATCCGTCTTTGAGTTCCCGGCTGAGATGCGGCGTAGGGATGGACCACTACGCATAGAGAGGGTATCGGGAAAGCGGCTTACGCTGCCCGAGGACAAGCCACCCATGGACAGCTGTCGTCTTCTTCCAGCCACAAAGGCTCCACCTACTCCCTGATGCGGGGCAGAGAACTGATCCGGTTCTGTGGCATCCGAGATGCTGCGCACTACCAATCCTCGCGAACGCGCTGTCTGCTCCAGTTCCGGATAGCGTTCCATGAAGCTAAGATCCACCGAGGGTGCAACATCCGCATGACTCACCACTTCGAAACTGTGTGTAGACAGATCGTCGCGCATTATATTGAGATGGCCAGGTGGAAACTGCTCCTCGGCATGTCCACTCAAACGGGAACCAGGACGCGAATCCACCGGATTTACACGCTCTGGGAGCAGGGAGTCGCACATGAAGTACTGGCAGGCGCAGCGGACGTCCAAGGAGGCACCACTGGCGCTCTCCTGGCGGGACACAAAGTGACGCTTCTCGGCGGGCAGGGCGCCCACGGAGGCGGATCGTCGGGAGTTCAACATGGTCACCAACTATTACTTGCTCACTGTCCCCGGACGTAATTCCTCCACTGCTTCACCTCCACCTCCCTCGTTTCTTTGCCAATTTCAGTGCTTTTGTTCGTTTTCGTTGTGTGGTCGTCGTAGTCGGTGGCTATTTTTAAGCACCACCAGAGCAGacattgaatttattttctgcCCCGAATTCGAAAATTCTTGCGGGGCCCCAAGAATTTTGCTCTGCGGTGTTGCAAATCGCAATCGTTTGAATTAGTTATTCAACTACAGGTGGTTAATAATCGTTTATCGATACCGGGCTTTGGAATCACTCAATTGCTGTCCCTGTCGCTCGCATCTGAGATGGTGTTTTGGGTCCCGTTATGTATGCGTGCTTGTTTATGCGTGCGCGAGCGCGTCCACATCGTTGCGATTTTCGGCCAGGACTGACGAATGGGAGAGCTTTTCGCCATTTGCGCGACACAAATTTTTCAACCGAATTTCTTGTTCGAAAgatgaaaatgtttttctttaaaattagCAATAACACACATAGTCGCGACACGGATTAGGCGCGTCATGGTGTGAGTGTGGTCACAAAGCAACTTGACTGATCATAATTGCGATCGTGGTGAGCTTTGCACTGAGTGTGGTGGGTTTGCTGTGGATTAGGATGTGGTGGGGCAGAGGATAATCGGCGGATGAATAAGGAAAAGTAACAATTAGTCGCTTGGCCTGCACTTTATCGTTCTATTTTTGGGGGCCTTTGCTCTGCCTGCCGGAAATCTTCTTGTCATTCGTCGACCTTTAGCGCGCTAAATATATAGTCCTCAATTCGCCGTTTATAGTTCGCCAGTCACGACGCGTCGTTAGTTCCTGGCCTATCCATGTAATTATATGTTGAATTTCGTCCTCGAGAAACGGACGTGACGAGACCTTTGGGAGTAGTTTTCAGATGATCAAGGAGCCAATGAATCCACCCCATTCGTTTACCACCACAAATCCACTTGAGTCCAAacatttaactatttatatgTACCGATGTATATGCatgtttttaaacatttatttaaccAACACCGATGGAAAAGTGAAAGGGACGCACACATTGTAGCAAGGAAAGTGCAGTTGGGTAAGTACAGTAATTACCGATAAAAAGAAACTCGAAAGAAAATCTTAATGTCAACGCTTAACTGGCAATTCAGAAAATGTGCATTTTGAATATAAGGTATTAAATATAACTAGCTAGGATAGCTATTGGAATCCATTGAATTCTATGGAATGTTGTTAttttgaagtatttttaaaattctacTTAGAAATGCTTTTACATATAtccttattattattttaacctTTTTCTTAAATGCTGAAGAAGGCAAATTAACTAAGTTTCgttaatattttcttatgtGAGAGCTTTGACTATATCAAAGTGGATAGAAAATACTATATTTAAAGTGCCTTCCTAACCGATAGTCACTGTACCACCCCGCCAAGGTCTTACCTTAGGTCTAAATCATTTCAGGCCACCTTTGGCTTGAGCCCGCTACCAAAACTTATTGGTGGCGCCggcgctgcagcagcagcagagcgtCCAGGATGCGGATCGCTTCACCCGGATGCGCCATGTGCTGGGATTGTGTtgggtggtgttggtgggTGCACCAGGAGTGTCTGTGTCGGTAGTGTAGTGGTAGTCTTGGTAACGCGGTGCACGGGCACGGTGGTGCTTCGTGAGCCGGCGGCGCCTTCTGCCTCCGCCCGCAGCTCCACCTCCAGCTCCCGGCAACAGGGTTAGTAACAATTTCATGAGCAAGTCAAATAGGTTAGAGCCTCTGCAAGATTGTtagagcaacagcagccggtTGGGGGTTGTGCTGAGTGTTAGTGTCAAGCCGGGAAGTGGtttttccacttttgggaTAGTACTTTATTGGAGCCCTCCTCCCACTTACCTCTCGTTTTTCCATTTGGCGGCATTGGTGGCCGCCTCCAGGACATCCTCGGGCAGCTCGACATCCTCACGATGCGGTTCCGCTTCGTCTTCGACGTGGGAGAATGTCACCTTCTTGTCCGAGGGCGCTGGAGAGGCTTCCTTCTTAAGGGATGGACGCAGATCTGGACTGATATCCATGGGTTCATCACTCTCCTCGGTAACGGGCGAAAGCTGCGCCAGGCGGGCGCGATCTTCATCCGAGGAGGTGGAGTCTATGGATGATATGGGTGCAAAAAGCGCGCCCGGCTTGCCGGCGGTCACTTGCTCCTCCTCGCTGCTGCCCATGCGATCCAGAGGCACTGCCTTGGCCGCCTCGATCTCATCGATGGCGAGATTGTCCTGACGCGTCAGAGACTTCTTCAGAGATTCCAGCTCCAGGATTGGCTGATCCACAAGTTCCTGTGTTCCAGCCTGACCAATCTCCTCGTAGACATGCTCCCGCCGAATGCGAGGTGTTTTCTTGGGCGGGTCCTCCTCTGATTCTGCTTCTGTTTCCAATTCCTTTTCTTCTTTAAGATCCAGCTTCTCCTCTGCGGGTTCGGTGACTTCCACTGTGGGAGCCTCTGCCTCAGCTTTGACCACTGGCAACTCGATGATCTCATCGGGTTCAGGCACTCTTCCACTGCCACTGGGGTGATCTTCCAGTAGCTCCTCCTTGGTGCGCTTGCGGCAGGGCGACTCATCGTACTCCACCAGCTCTAGGATTTCGTCGGAGTCCTGCTTCTCGATGAAGTGAGGAATCTCGCCACGATCCGACTTGGGTGAGGCCTTTAGCTTCATGATCTTCTGTTGCTCGCCGAGAACGATTTTGTCATCCTTTTTCAGGGTGATCCTCTTAATGTTGTTCAGCCGCTTCTTCTGGCGCTCGGCCAAGCTCTTCAGCTTCTTCATGATGTCGAATCCCGGTTTGGGTTTGCTAGACTTTGAAGGCTTCTCGGCGTTGGGTATGAGAGATCCCGGTGGCGGAGCTAGTTCGTGAAGGCTACTCTGTCGACTGGGATTAGCGGAGTTACCGGGCAGTGACTGGGCGTCCTCGTGAGTGCGTCCGCTGCGCCTGCGCCGGATGAGGTCACGGATGTGGGCCAGGCGATTCGTCTTACGTGGTCGGGCGTGACCTCCGAC from Drosophila yakuba strain Tai18E2 chromosome 3L, Prin_Dyak_Tai18E2_2.1, whole genome shotgun sequence carries:
- the LOC6532694 gene encoding trichohyalin isoform X2 produces the protein MESKRSKKGRKSRTAESENPSNHQQEQQPHQHHPWDEGRAIQVSLPGAGTGPTEQPTILLINGIASDTQLEDKQSKAAALKLALDNNNSEATATAQPHQVPTTPGGSHLLDFESHLIESIADEASGVGIRELTPLEQELQQGTSKAGTNDTEPVIEVEPAGVRTIQPVEISPPAHQIAEVDETATPSEEVRRTAEQLVDEIEQELIQALSRNVDEAQRVHEDQVQRDRDEINALTQQVEVQLNELTGILKNKPQAEIVLELPAEEEEQKPKPFVAAPSELKLVEVPTPKTEAEEQERKEFIDSLPQIEQNRLQGGSGSEETDAQKLSADCKREYYQSLKKYLLHSSQEKPPVPLQTYRWEDLKRAKERGGYPWTHLYKRPLGPDEQPEIVLLLRKSQELRFKSESPKSLKKVRYDEQVLVKETERYIQDLSEDEAVATTTDDSSEESSDSETESERDQHNEDALSECISCVSDSVLAVGGHARPRKTNRLAHIRDLIRRRRSGRTHEDAQSLPGNSANPSRQSSLHELAPPPGSLIPNAEKPSKSSKPKPGFDIMKKLKSLAERQKKRLNNIKRITLKKDDKIVLGEQQKIMKLKASPKSDRGEIPHFIEKQDSDEILELVEYDESPCRKRTKEELLEDHPSGSGRVPEPDEIIELPVVKAEAEAPTVEVTEPAEEKLDLKEEKELETEAESEEDPPKKTPRIRREHVYEEIGQAGTQELVDQPILELESLKKSLTRQDNLAIDEIEAAKAVPLDRMGSSEEEQVTAGKPGALFAPISSIDSTSSDEDRARLAQLSPVTEESDEPMDISPDLRPSLKKEASPAPSDKKVTFSHVEDEAEPHREDVELPEDVLEAATNAAKWKNESDHEYEPVGVTPAHESSPAPSPQSELQLPMDIDLPLSSAGTTPRTESRTDYEIHTSQVDSSALEELPLQPENRRKGFMASAQDRTKKMQDGIRLQAGKIRTRLQTKPKPKPVSGSPKAKAKERRRFKAPEFSKIKMPEIKRPDMSKLKELKRPEFTKFNKPDMSKFKLPEKFSTLKLRRSKSFKENEGEVVSDETPEGTGGTASPTQPAPKKKFEFNFGTYPRAFRKKKPVEEPVAVATESSLGTEGLSVIPSTETQPSQTSTSSPQGDRGPGPVRSRWADKFSDVSYNDSEGSRYRRYGSELESFDRESSLERRMKEDLEGTEDTASEAQPQQEMGILGVVADNKQFAEFDEENRAIHEISSKRSREFKRRPMVHQDSDLRSEDSRDAEGWTEKDIQKNKLLRKAELEAEAGFYKFHDLQDAQSTASSGQKVVMEPIDDDEFFLRKRGISEDNIQLRQYISEAIREGYEMPNALKHVGYSAEQVPSEFADYDVPPAKPRRLHRNYQPDFDSQEFQRSDYGDDLSMSQNGSEFTPKRPLRKARSRSKYSIEGSQDIPQDGGSSIHYFEDDEEYLRPPVRDQPITDSEQALNNLDLGGKAAAMIQEEMEQELQNKPRPQAPRRQKKRTRDDASVDKDADSFFNGFGGRSVSNTFLQPHEDVIVYRTEHEYRHIPLATPDRFTDATSARTQRSEDDRTSRGADSLILDGHIKSRPELDDNEDVGPRTRSDEKFVIDMLESDGYAVVRKETLPKPTPPARRKKFTRTPGERFATLPSIRGSRGSPPPARPPPPQQYVPTEDSPVVPRRRSAASLDEIPLMIKSNYESQKEKPKQPDEEDDYEEPGALDRSNLQSGAVINKMKFRPLPPPPRPPREKRSARAGSQTHESYEDSEQVASSSQADSYDQGEFEVEVSTQTDPLPDDFVCEEFEITEDMKIIEPRRSNGSGNKTLEDLLRSVEAAQEQDEVDGARVLSEDEQLAKGLQRFRDANQRSMSERSRASSQADRSKSLSRPQTPSSAVIIERRVPTPSLTAGEEDATVQASLIVRPISAADLIDDDLRREEEELRREGLLSDSSVQSKSDVEDEHGEVALSDYAASTADLDAAVEQLQQAQLESDYESRLEDDEVERTLRDSEYEEEKFSEQEEEQETTKLEKELTEQELEEALEKELQEAMEKELSDYRQKEKEQESEQEQTFSEEELAASEIDYHQSEEEQATSERDYHPSEDEHPLSEGEQPLSEEEHTLFDTEHHPTEPESQEVEDTIQKSTASEPTEAEVELKFVATLPTEPAFGDKEEEPEEPPLPPPRRKSTTALEPIATSVLTIAEQSSRELTPIQSLQSAPEPQFPSHLAELEVERLRVHALQAGQIQVSQLHGNQIKADDLQCKSGQLVVQNIELPPGFIDDIVERVQREQQRPSLLTTETQTSRQASSEPATSEKELPVKPPRHSKTTEQAPSAPNLDEQTQTEAGLLPLPPPPAVYPSVEYLQSLAPLAFFNLQRSAEAEQAEALTATERKAPHKCRRRHVQEPIEVESGSEAEEQVVERPRSRSRRSRTRSATQPLEEDYDDDQPKTVVQAGRQFVSACSLELVNIINQLTHYVRGEAVEPQQATRNISALMLLFILITIGVLVFLLTGRQVHTHHWDYFNPPGNDHGRQT
- the LOC6532694 gene encoding trichohyalin isoform X5; translation: MESKRSKKGRKSRTAESENPSNHQQEQQPHQHHPWDEDPAAKSPQANRVIPSTGTALTRFLTCMAPVIVSLPGAGTGPTEQPTILLINGIASDTQLEDKQSKAAALKLALDNNNSEATATAQPHQVPTTPGGSHLLDFESHLIESIADEASGVGIRELTPLEQELQQGTSKAGTNDTEPVIEVEPAGVRTIQPVEISPPAHQIAEVDETATPSEEVRRTAEQLVDEIEQELIQALSRNVDEAQRVHEDQVQRDRDEINALTQQVEVQLNELTGILKNKPQAEIVLELPAEEEEQKPKPFVAAPSELKLVEVPTPKTEAEEQERKEFIDSLPQIEQNRLQGGSGSEETDAQKLSADCKREYYQSLKKYLLHSSQEKPPVPLQTYRWEDLKRAKERGGYPWTHLYKRPLGPDEQPEIVLLLRKSQELRFKSESPKSLKKVRYDEQVLVKETERYIQDLSEDEAVATTTDDSSEESSDSETESERDQHNEDALSECISCVSDSVLAVGGHARPRKTNRLAHIRDLIRRRRSGRTHEDAQSLPGNSANPSRQSSLHELAPPPGSLIPNAEKPSKSSKPKPGFDIMKKLKSLAERQKKRLNNIKRITLKKDDKIVLGEQQKIMKLKASPKSDRGEIPHFIEKQDSDEILELVEYDESPCRKRTKEELLEDHPSGSGRVPEPDEIIELPVVKAEAEAPTVEVTEPAEEKLDLKEEKELETEAESEEDPPKKTPRIRREHVYEEIGQAGTQELVDQPILELESLKKSLTRQDNLAIDEIEAAKAVPLDRMGSSEEEQVTAGKPGALFAPISSIDSTSSDEDRARLAQLSPVTEESDEPMDISPDLRPSLKKEASPAPSDKKVTFSHVEDEAEPHREDVELPEDVLEAATNAAKWKNESDHEYEPVGVTPAHESSPAPSPQSELQLPMDIDLPLSSAGTTPRTESRTDYEIHTSQVDSSALEELPLQPENRRKGFMASAQDRTKKMQDGIRLQAGKIRTRLQTKPKPKPVSGSPKAKAKERRRFKAPEFSKIKMPEIKRPDMSKLKELKRPEFTKFNKPDMSKFKLPEKFSTLKLRRSKSFKENEGEVVSDETPEGTGGTASPTQPAPKKKFEFNFGTYPRAFRKKKPVEEPVAVATESSLGTEGLSVIPSTETQPSQTSTSSPQGDRGPGPVRSRWADKFSDVSYNDSEGSRYRRYGSELESFDRESSLERRMKEDLEGTEDTASEAQPQQEMGILGVVADNKQFAEFDEENRAIHEISSKRSREFKRRPMVHQDSDLRSEDSRDAEGWTEKDIQKNKLLRKAELEAEAGFYKFHDLQDAQSTASSGQKVVMEPIDDDEFFLRKRGISEDNIQLRQYISEAIREGYEMPNALKHVGYSAEQVPSEFADYDVPPAKPRRLHRNYQPDFDSQEFQRSDYGDDLSMSQNGSEFTPKRPLRKARSRSKYSIEGSQDIPQDGGSSIHYFEDDEEYLRPPVRDQPITDSEQALNNLDLGGKAAAMIQEEMEQELQNKPRPQAPRRQKKRTRDDASVDKDADSFFNGFGGRSVSNTFLQPHEDVIVYRTEHEYRHIPLATPDRFTDATSARTQRSEDDRTSRGADSLILDGHIKSRPELDDNEDVGPRTRSDEKFVIDMLESDGYESQKEKPKQPDEEDDYEEPGALDRSNLQSGAVINKMKFRPLPPPPRPPREKRSARAGSQTHESYEDSEQVASSSQADSYDQGEFEVEVSTQTDPLPDDFVCEEFEITEDMKIIEPRRSNGSGNKTLEDLLRSVEAAQEQDEVDGARVLSEDEQLAKGLQRFRDANQRSMSERSRASSQADRSKSLSRPQTPSSAVIIERRVPTPSLTAGEEDATVQASLIVRPISAADLIDDDLRREEEELRREGLLSDSSVQSKSDVEDEHGEVALSDYAASTADLDAAVEQLQQAQLESDYESRLEDDEVERTLRDSEYEEEKFSEQEEEQETTKLEKELTEQELEEALEKELQEAMEKELSDYRQKEKEQESEQEQTFSEEELAASEIDYHQSEEEQATSERDYHPSEDEHPLSEGEQPLSEEEHTLFDTEHHPTEPESQEVEDTIQKSTASEPTEAEVELKFVATLPTEPAFGDKEEEPEEPPLPPPRRKSTTALEPIATSVLTIAEQSSRELTPIQSLQSAPEPQFPSHLAELEVERLRVHALQAGQIQVSQLHGNQIKADDLQCKSGQLVVQNIELPPGFIDDIVERVQREQQRPSLLTTETQTSRQASSEPATSEKELPVKPPRHSKTTEQAPSAPNLDEQTQTEAGLLPLPPPPAVYPSVEYLQSLAPLAFFNLQRSAEAEQAEALTATERKAPHKCRRRHVQEPIEVESGSEAEEQVVERPRSRSRRSRTRSATQPLEEDYDDDQPKTVVQAGRQFVSACSLELVNIINQLTHYVRGEAVEPQQATRNISALMLLFILITIGVLVFLLTGRQVHTHHWDYFNPPGNDHGRQT